The Deltaproteobacteria bacterium genome includes a window with the following:
- a CDS encoding glycosyltransferase family 2 protein: MKKINILMATFNGGRYLSEQLDSLLEQTYEYWTLYIRDDGSSDDSMKIVKSYSKRDKRIQLLPSSGQNVGACQNFAQLMENTDGPYVMFCDQDDIWLPDKTETTLKVMKDSEKRFGTGMPILVHTDCAVVNSSCQVIHPSFMRYQKMNHVDDNPLRILLTQNFVTGCTVMINRALLSKCLPVPNTALMYDWWIALVAAALGKLVFIPHSTLLYRQHTDNVAGAKKIISRRNLRRLVNFEELDKSMIKLMLQNCALLKHINSQNDVKNNYMLEEFISSIKTRGTAAFTCSLKYRIVKQGILRNLLFFFQLAKGSYTHAIRSEYTK, from the coding sequence ATGAAAAAAATCAACATATTAATGGCTACTTTTAATGGTGGCCGATATTTGAGCGAACAACTTGATAGCTTATTAGAACAGACGTATGAATACTGGACTCTTTATATTCGTGATGACGGTTCGTCCGATGACTCAATGAAGATAGTTAAAAGTTACTCAAAAAGAGATAAACGTATTCAACTCTTACCATCTTCTGGTCAAAACGTTGGGGCATGCCAAAATTTTGCACAACTGATGGAAAATACAGACGGACCTTATGTGATGTTCTGTGATCAAGATGATATCTGGTTGCCTGATAAGACTGAAACAACATTGAAGGTTATGAAAGACAGTGAGAAGCGCTTTGGAACAGGTATGCCGATCTTGGTGCATACGGATTGCGCAGTTGTCAATTCATCTTGCCAAGTTATTCATCCATCATTCATGCGTTATCAGAAGATGAATCACGTAGATGATAACCCTCTTCGAATCTTATTAACTCAAAATTTTGTTACAGGCTGCACTGTTATGATTAATCGTGCGCTTCTATCAAAATGTCTGCCGGTACCAAATACTGCCTTGATGTACGATTGGTGGATAGCGCTGGTCGCTGCAGCACTTGGTAAATTAGTATTTATTCCTCATTCAACACTCTTATATAGACAACATACTGATAATGTGGCAGGTGCTAAGAAAATTATCTCCAGGAGAAATTTGCGTCGCTTAGTCAATTTTGAAGAACTCGATAAATCGATGATTAAGCTAATGTTGCAGAATTGTGCTCTGTTGAAACACATAAATAGTCAAAATGATGTTAAAAATAATTATATGCTTGAAGAGTTTATATCATCAATAAAGACGAGAGGGACGGCCGCATTCACTTGTAGCCTCAAATATCGCATAGTAAAACAAGGGATTCTACGTAATTTACTTTTTTTCTTTCAACTAGCTAAGGGTTCATATACTCACGCAATACGTTCTGAATATACTAAATGA
- a CDS encoding DUF4838 domain-containing protein yields the protein MVVILFLFMPQNGYSMLLVQDRKPQATIIIAEDCPDSVWFAASEFQKYVQKTTGALLSIKHKMPVTDKSTGYVLIGESDYTRQKGINVGLKKPDEFRIVSRDNWLVIMGKDYKGKPIVGMRSPWRSKEVYNAKLKLNAFGETGTLYGVYYFLHRFCGVRWYMPGELGEVIQPKNTLQVSNVDIKKAPDFEYRYVWLCDFADDVDAALWYKRTGFGAAAPVQIIDSFHFFLKYKDTHPEYFALINGRRDFTDLSSKRGGGNLDLSNGDVFKQWIADIRKYFDEHPEQRFYPLAPNDGMFKICECKDCQSQINEKMGEEGKYSDYIWGFIDRVAKEIYKSHPDKFIGCMAYEHYQYPPSKLKRLNPNVAVMIAKWRMFYNDPEYHKKMDRFIEGWRVKSNHIYIWEYYLNSWGVLRGHPVFFPHTIADDLRYLKKFSKGEFIEAETWQGSEPQKMGFYGMSHLNLYLTGKLFWNVNENLDDILNEYYRVFYGPAKEEMRMFWNLAEAAWMKKINIKEKSFTRFLRSKSLIDSRYDKETLGQMHSLLQNGLHKLHEGSIYHKRVKLIYSEIFDDRLFPMVQSW from the coding sequence ATGGTTGTTATCCTTTTCCTGTTCATGCCACAAAATGGCTATAGCATGCTATTAGTTCAGGACAGGAAGCCTCAGGCCACCATTATCATTGCTGAAGACTGTCCCGACTCAGTTTGGTTTGCAGCGTCGGAATTTCAAAAATATGTGCAGAAGACAACCGGCGCGTTGCTTTCCATAAAACATAAGATGCCTGTCACAGATAAGTCAACAGGGTACGTATTGATAGGCGAGAGCGATTATACTCGACAAAAAGGTATAAATGTCGGACTCAAAAAACCCGATGAATTCCGAATAGTCAGTCGCGACAATTGGCTGGTAATTATGGGAAAGGATTATAAAGGAAAGCCAATTGTTGGTATGAGGAGTCCTTGGCGTAGTAAAGAGGTATATAATGCAAAGTTGAAGCTTAATGCATTCGGAGAAACAGGCACGTTGTATGGCGTCTATTATTTCTTGCATCGCTTCTGTGGTGTACGGTGGTATATGCCGGGAGAGTTAGGGGAAGTAATCCAGCCCAAAAACACTTTGCAAGTTTCCAATGTTGACATTAAAAAAGCTCCTGATTTTGAATATCGATATGTATGGCTGTGTGATTTCGCTGATGATGTAGATGCCGCCCTTTGGTACAAAAGAACTGGTTTCGGCGCGGCCGCACCTGTACAAATAATAGACTCATTCCATTTTTTCCTGAAGTACAAAGATACGCATCCTGAATACTTTGCCTTAATCAATGGACGTCGTGATTTTACTGACTTATCTTCAAAACGAGGTGGCGGCAATCTTGACCTATCCAATGGAGATGTATTCAAACAATGGATTGCAGATATAAGAAAATATTTTGATGAGCATCCGGAGCAAAGGTTCTATCCGCTAGCACCCAATGATGGTATGTTCAAAATATGTGAATGCAAAGACTGTCAATCTCAGATTAACGAAAAAATGGGCGAGGAGGGTAAGTATTCAGATTATATCTGGGGTTTTATAGACAGGGTGGCGAAAGAGATATACAAATCGCATCCTGATAAGTTTATAGGCTGCATGGCATACGAACATTACCAATATCCCCCCAGCAAACTGAAAAGGTTAAATCCCAATGTTGCTGTGATGATCGCTAAATGGAGGATGTTCTATAATGATCCCGAATACCACAAAAAGATGGACCGCTTTATAGAAGGCTGGCGCGTGAAAAGTAACCATATCTACATATGGGAATACTATTTAAATTCATGGGGAGTTTTGCGAGGGCACCCTGTATTTTTCCCGCATACCATAGCCGACGACCTTAGATACTTAAAGAAATTCAGCAAGGGTGAGTTTATTGAAGCTGAAACTTGGCAAGGATCTGAACCACAAAAGATGGGCTTCTATGGTATGTCACACCTGAATCTATACCTCACTGGGAAGCTTTTCTGGAATGTCAACGAAAACCTGGATGATATTTTAAACGAGTACTACAGAGTGTTCTATGGTCCAGCAAAAGAGGAAATGAGGATGTTTTGGAATTTGGCCGAGGCGGCTTGGATGAAGAAAATTAACATAAAAGAAAAAAGCTTTACACGCTTTCTAAGGTCTAAATCTCTTATAGATAGTCGATATGACAAAGAGACATTGGGGCAAATGCACTCTCTGCTCCAGAACGGGTTGCACAAGTTACATGAAGGATCAATTTATCACAAAAGAGTTAAATTGATTTATTCTGAAATATTTGACGATAGGCTTTTCCCCATGGTTCAGTCATGGTAA
- a CDS encoding IS5 family transposase has translation MAFKEYDRKPTFLDMELQRAFGQAQSRTQQSLTEIDKIINWTSIEKIVTENYPVGQSEYGNKAYPPMLLLKASLIQKWFGIHSDPELEIQINDRLSFKAFIGLPFSEPSPDHSIICRFRERIGKDTLEKIHHELLEQFSALGFSLESGMAVDARVIRSASRPVSTNNLDALREKRKARAKMRNKTQKAMRFQRDIDSDWTVKNKQPVFGMKEHASVDVESGLVLSTCVFKASEHDTTYFSYVVTKGIHGNGLPETVYADKGYCGKANREFLSMNGIGDGIMRKNQINASLTETEIHRNKTIAKVRYKIEQYFGLTHKYHGAGKARFTTLLKENWDHLCGAMAFNIKRVVLNLRKRKMIAAT, from the coding sequence ATGGCTTTCAAAGAATACGATCGAAAACCGACTTTCCTCGATATGGAACTCCAGAGAGCATTCGGACAGGCACAATCACGGACCCAACAATCACTTACGGAAATCGATAAGATCATCAACTGGACATCCATAGAGAAGATCGTAACAGAGAACTATCCTGTGGGGCAATCGGAATACGGGAACAAAGCATACCCGCCCATGTTGCTGTTGAAAGCCAGCCTGATCCAGAAGTGGTTCGGGATCCACTCCGATCCGGAGCTGGAGATCCAGATCAATGATCGTTTATCCTTCAAGGCCTTCATCGGTTTGCCCTTCAGCGAACCTTCTCCTGACCATTCCATCATCTGCCGGTTCAGGGAACGGATTGGGAAAGATACCCTGGAGAAGATACACCATGAGCTTCTGGAGCAGTTCAGTGCCCTGGGTTTCTCCCTTGAATCCGGCATGGCCGTAGATGCCAGGGTGATCAGATCAGCAAGCCGTCCTGTGAGTACAAACAATCTCGATGCCCTGAGAGAGAAGAGGAAGGCCAGGGCAAAGATGAGGAATAAGACACAGAAGGCCATGCGCTTCCAGAGGGATATTGACTCCGACTGGACGGTGAAGAACAAGCAGCCCGTTTTCGGAATGAAGGAGCATGCCTCCGTTGATGTGGAAAGCGGTCTGGTTTTATCCACCTGTGTATTCAAGGCCTCTGAGCATGACACGACCTATTTCTCCTATGTGGTGACGAAGGGCATTCATGGTAACGGTCTTCCTGAAACGGTTTATGCCGACAAGGGCTACTGTGGAAAAGCCAATCGGGAATTCCTGAGCATGAACGGCATCGGTGACGGAATCATGAGAAAGAACCAGATCAATGCATCTCTGACGGAAACCGAAATCCACAGAAACAAAACCATTGCCAAGGTCAGGTACAAGATTGAGCAATATTTTGGCTTAACCCATAAATATCATGGCGCGGGAAAAGCGAGGTTCACTACCCTTCTCAAGGAGAATTGGGATCATCTCTGCGGAGCGATGGCCTTCAATATCAAGCGTGTTGTTCTGAATCTGAGAAAACGGAAGATGATTGCCGCAACGTAG
- a CDS encoding class I SAM-dependent methyltransferase — MEFKQFTLIVLRKLHLLPIVTRGILFQKVLMCHAKNNAYSKAHNIKIPPYSLMIDAYGHCMLKEYHETGLIHANFINDIILQHKPAENITVCEWGCGAARILQHLKSINSNIIELIGTDYNPKTILWCKNNINNITFVKNDLKPPFLLKDKSIDVLYCISVFTHLSEVQNHLWINEIKRVLKENGLFIGSFHGEKTFHKLTQNELKQIQKSGIVERGNVKEGSGFYVAYHSDNFIKNKLLNYIKNINKIKCDFMLQDVWCAMK, encoded by the coding sequence ATGGAATTTAAACAGTTTACTTTAATTGTTTTAAGAAAACTACATCTTTTGCCTATTGTTACAAGAGGAATTTTATTTCAAAAGGTTTTGATGTGTCACGCAAAAAATAATGCTTATTCCAAAGCACATAATATAAAAATACCACCCTACTCACTCATGATAGATGCTTATGGTCATTGCATGCTAAAAGAATATCACGAAACAGGATTAATACACGCCAATTTCATTAACGATATTATTTTGCAGCATAAACCTGCTGAAAACATTACAGTATGCGAGTGGGGTTGCGGCGCAGCTAGAATATTACAACACCTTAAATCAATTAATAGTAACATTATTGAGCTTATAGGAACAGATTATAATCCTAAAACAATACTCTGGTGCAAAAATAATATAAATAACATAACTTTTGTTAAAAATGATTTAAAGCCTCCATTTCTTTTAAAAGATAAATCTATAGATGTATTATATTGTATATCTGTATTTACTCATTTATCCGAAGTTCAAAACCACTTATGGATAAACGAAATAAAAAGAGTCTTAAAGGAAAACGGTCTATTTATTGGTTCCTTTCATGGAGAAAAAACCTTCCATAAATTAACACAAAATGAACTTAAACAAATACAAAAAAGTGGTATTGTTGAAAGAGGTAATGTTAAAGAGGGTTCCGGATTTTATGTGGCATACCATAGTGATAATTTTATCAAAAACAAATTATTAAATTATATTAAAAATATTAATAAAATTAAGTGCGATTTTATGCTTCAAGATGTATGGTGTGCCATGAAATAG